The following is a genomic window from Candidatus Gorgyraea atricola.
ATAAAAAGGAGTTTTACGATAAAGATAGACTTCTTCATCCATATAGTGATACGCGTATACTTTTTGGAAAGAAAGAAGCTGAGATCAAGACAATACTTGTGGGCATAGACATGGAGGTAGGAGAAGTTGTTCTTGCCGATAGATTGCGCCAAAAAGGAGAAAAGGTGGATTTATTGATGGGGCATCATCCTGAAGGCATAGCACTCGCAGGATTTTATAATGTCATGTACATGCAGATCGATATATTAAACAGGATCGGCGTACCCATAAATATCGCAGAGAGTTTAATGACAGAAAGAATAAAAGAAGTCGAAAGAAGGGTCATGCCTGCAAATCACTCGCGGCCCGTAGATGCTGCGAGGCTTCTTGACATTGCGTTTATGACATGCCATACGCCGGCAGATAATTGCGTGGCTTCGTATCTGCAGGGGCTAATGGATAAGAAGAAACCAGATACGCTTGGCGATATAATGGATATCCTTATAGGGATCCCTGAGTACAAAGAATCAGCAAAGCTTAATTGCCCGCCTAAGATCATAAGGGGTTCGTCGTCGAGCAAAGCAGGCAAGGTTTTCGTGGATATGACAGGCGGCACAGAGGGCTCTAAGAATATCTTTAGCAGGCTTTCGCAATCAGGCGTGTCAACGCTGATCTGCATGCACTTGAGTGAAGAGCATTTCAAGAAGGCCAGAGAAGAACATATGAATGTAATTATAGCCGGGCATATTGCCAGCGACAATGTCGGCCTTAATATCATGCTCGACGAATTAGAGAAGAAGGACAAGTTTAAAATACTCCCTTGTTCA
Proteins encoded in this region:
- a CDS encoding NGG1p interacting factor NIF3; protein product: MKLGDIYKNVINVGISNDPRGKQNVKKELLRAKKEYDSLSKDKKEFYDKDRLLHPYSDTRILFGKKEAEIKTILVGIDMEVGEVVLADRLRQKGEKVDLLMGHHPEGIALAGFYNVMYMQIDILNRIGVPINIAESLMTERIKEVERRVMPANHSRPVDAARLLDIAFMTCHTPADNCVASYLQGLMDKKKPDTLGDIMDILIGIPEYKESAKLNCPPKIIRGSSSSKAGKVFVDMTGGTEGSKNIFSRLSQSGVSTLICMHLSEEHFKKAREEHMNVIIAGHIASDNVGLNIMLDELEKKDKFKILPCSGFRRFSRRK